A single window of Dehalococcoidia bacterium DNA harbors:
- a CDS encoding phosphoesterase: protein MKPRRIVLGRAAITPPSESGRLSRRALLRGTLGATAAALGSRRAIAVRAGATAFSAPRRPKRTAGAGDSLVLQWDEAALQAIRDTKPGPPMVARALAFVHTCIYDAWAMYDPVAQATATGGELRQPAAARTPENVRQAISFAAYRALADLFPTEIPSFVRLMTSLGYSPADTSIDPGSPAGVGNRCAQAVIDFRHADGANQQGDLHQGAYSDYTGYQSVNTPDSIVDPDRWQPLRVPNGTGGSSVQPYVGAQWGLVTPFALTSGAQFRPAEGPATHDSERYQAQAAQILGYSANLSDRQKIIAEYWADGPASELPPGHWCLFGGFVSRRDGHDLDTDVKLFFALANAVMDAGIAAWDAKRAYDSVRPVTAVHYLYRGQQIQAWGGPYQGTRTIRGEDWQPYQAANVVTPPFPEFISGHSTFSAAGAEILRRFTGSDALGASVTAPAGSSKFEAGAVPAEDVTLSWDTFSEAADEAGLSRRYGGIHFEQGDLVGRSTGRLVGAQVWDRAQAYITGSV, encoded by the coding sequence ATGAAACCCCGTCGAATCGTGCTCGGTCGAGCGGCGATCACGCCGCCTTCTGAGAGCGGCCGCCTCAGCCGGCGAGCTCTCCTGCGCGGGACGCTGGGCGCCACGGCCGCCGCCCTCGGGTCGCGGCGGGCGATCGCCGTTCGCGCCGGCGCCACGGCGTTCTCCGCGCCGCGCCGTCCAAAGCGGACCGCCGGCGCCGGCGACAGCCTCGTGCTGCAGTGGGACGAAGCTGCCCTCCAGGCGATCCGCGACACCAAGCCCGGGCCGCCGATGGTGGCCCGCGCACTGGCGTTTGTGCACACCTGCATCTACGACGCCTGGGCGATGTATGACCCCGTGGCGCAGGCGACGGCGACTGGAGGCGAGCTGCGCCAGCCCGCCGCGGCGCGCACGCCGGAGAACGTACGTCAGGCGATCAGCTTCGCCGCCTACCGCGCGCTCGCGGATCTCTTTCCCACGGAGATTCCCTCGTTCGTCCGGCTCATGACCAGCCTCGGCTACAGTCCGGCCGACACCTCGATCGATCCCGGATCGCCGGCCGGCGTCGGCAACCGCTGCGCCCAGGCGGTGATCGACTTCCGCCACGCGGACGGCGCCAACCAGCAGGGCGATCTGCACCAGGGCGCCTACTCCGACTACACGGGCTACCAATCGGTCAACACCCCGGACAGCATCGTCGACCCCGACCGCTGGCAGCCGCTGCGTGTGCCCAACGGCACGGGCGGTTCGAGCGTCCAGCCCTACGTCGGCGCGCAGTGGGGGCTGGTGACGCCGTTCGCCCTGACCTCGGGGGCGCAGTTCCGGCCCGCCGAGGGGCCGGCGACCCACGACAGTGAGCGCTACCAGGCGCAGGCGGCGCAGATCCTCGGCTACAGCGCCAACCTCAGCGACCGGCAGAAAATCATCGCCGAGTACTGGGCCGATGGGCCCGCCTCGGAGCTGCCGCCGGGTCACTGGTGCCTGTTCGGCGGGTTTGTCTCGCGCCGCGATGGCCACGACCTGGACACGGACGTCAAGCTCTTCTTCGCGCTGGCCAACGCGGTGATGGACGCGGGCATCGCCGCCTGGGACGCCAAGCGCGCCTATGATTCCGTGCGCCCCGTAACGGCCGTCCACTATCTCTACCGCGGGCAGCAAATCCAGGCCTGGGGCGGACCGTATCAAGGGACACGCACGATCCGCGGCGAGGACTGGCAACCCTACCAGGCGGCGAACGTCGTGACGCCGCCCTTCCCGGAGTTCATCTCCGGGCACAGCACCTTCAGCGCCGCCGGGGCCGAGATCCTGCGCCGCTTCACGGGCAGCGATGCCCTGGGCGCTTCGGTGACGGCCCCGGCGGGCAGCTCGAAGTTCGAGGCGGGCGCCGTGCCGGCCGAGGATGTCACGCTTTCGTGGGACACCTTCTCCGAGGCGGCCGACGAGGCCGGACTCTCCCGCCGCTACGGCGGCATTCACTTCGAGCAGGGCGACCTGGTGGGCAGGAGCACCGGCCGGCTGGTCGGCGCGCAGGTCTGGGATCGGGCACAGGCATACATCACCGGATCGGTGTAG
- a CDS encoding ISNCY family transposase, with product MKDLTLTAQDQARLQILNHVVAGECTAVEAAGLLGRSVRQVWRLLAAYRVEGAAALVHGNRGRAPAHTLSEPVRQRVRELAATTYAGLNYSHLTDLLAEREDLRLSRSTVRRLLVADQRPSPRTRRPPLHRLRRERMGQEGMLLQLDGSQHAWLQDRGPRFTLLAAIDDATGTVPAVCVREQEDAHGYFLLLQTILASKGIPLALYSDRHGIFQRSPREPETLDEQLDGVRQPTQFGRALRDLAIQPILAQSPEAKGRIERLWGTLQDRLVGELRLAGASTAAEATALLTAFLPRFNARFGVPPALPGSAYRPVAPGLCVEGILCFTYLATVARDNTVRFAGQTLQLLPSRTRRTYAHRRVEVQERLDGSIIVVADGETLASRAAPAEPAALRARDAPRGTGLGPIKQPKPPSAHPWRTYRS from the coding sequence ATGAAGGACCTGACATTGACTGCCCAGGACCAAGCGCGACTGCAGATTCTGAACCATGTCGTCGCCGGCGAGTGCACTGCCGTGGAGGCAGCCGGCCTCCTCGGGCGCAGCGTGCGCCAGGTGTGGCGCTTGCTGGCCGCCTACCGGGTGGAGGGGGCTGCGGCCCTCGTGCATGGCAACCGCGGGCGGGCACCGGCACACACCCTCAGCGAGCCGGTTCGCCAGCGGGTACGCGAGCTCGCCGCCACCACCTATGCCGGCCTCAACTACAGTCACCTCACCGACCTGCTGGCAGAGCGTGAGGACCTCCGCCTGTCCCGATCCACCGTCCGTCGGCTGCTCGTGGCGGATCAGCGACCGAGCCCGCGGACACGCCGCCCACCCCTGCATCGGCTGCGCCGCGAACGCATGGGCCAGGAAGGCATGCTGCTGCAGCTCGATGGCAGTCAGCACGCCTGGCTGCAAGACCGCGGCCCGCGCTTCACCCTGCTGGCCGCCATCGATGACGCCACCGGCACGGTGCCCGCCGTGTGCGTGCGCGAGCAGGAGGATGCCCACGGCTACTTCCTGCTGCTCCAGACGATTCTCGCGAGCAAGGGGATTCCCCTGGCGCTCTACAGCGACCGCCACGGCATCTTCCAGCGCTCGCCCCGCGAGCCCGAGACGCTGGACGAACAACTCGACGGGGTGCGGCAGCCGACCCAGTTCGGCCGCGCCCTGCGGGATCTGGCGATTCAGCCCATCCTCGCCCAGTCACCGGAGGCCAAAGGACGCATCGAACGCCTCTGGGGCACGCTGCAGGACCGGCTCGTCGGCGAACTGCGCCTTGCGGGCGCGAGCACCGCTGCCGAGGCCACCGCGCTGCTCACCGCGTTCCTGCCCCGCTTCAATGCCCGCTTCGGCGTGCCGCCTGCCCTGCCGGGTTCTGCCTATCGACCGGTCGCCCCCGGACTCTGCGTGGAAGGCATCCTGTGCTTCACCTATCTCGCCACCGTTGCCCGCGACAACACTGTCCGCTTCGCCGGGCAGACGCTGCAGCTGCTGCCGAGTCGCACCCGGCGGACGTACGCGCACCGCCGGGTCGAGGTGCAGGAGCGGCTGGATGGCAGCATCATTGTCGTGGCGGATGGCGAAACGCTGGCCAGCCGTGCCGCACCCGCCGAGCCTGCTGCGCTGCGTGCCCGCGATGCGCCACGCGGCACCGGCCTCGGTCCGATCAAGCAACCCAAGCCCCCAAGCGCTCACCCGTGGCGTACCTACCGCTCGTGA
- a CDS encoding xanthine dehydrogenase family protein molybdopterin-binding subunit has product MTTTADRETATGTGNGRAYRVLGTRPIRHDGLDKVTGRARYGADIHLPGMLHGKVLRSPYAHARIKQIDASKALALPGVRAVISGVDFPILHDRQIDFGETLGNVRVVAENAMAKGKALYKGHAVAAVAATSPSIAEEALKLIEVEYEPLPVVLTWREAMAEGAALLHDDLTTRTTAERFGRGTDTGVQSNIASHLIFQGGDLEQGFKDADVVLDREYSTSTVHQGYIEPHTSTARWGEDGRVTVWTSSQGHFGMRDQTAAILGLPNGQVKVIPMEIGGGFGGKTVTYLDPLTALLSKKTGAPVKITMSRTEVFEASGPTSATFIRVKLGARRDGRLTAAQLYLVYEAGAFPGSPMGAGAGYGLAPYRIENFLVDGYDVVVNKPKVAAYRAPGVPQAAFAIESAMDELAQQLALDPLALRRLNANGEGDRLPSGVKLGPVGNVEIIERMQKHPHYNAPLEGPNKGRGIALGFWGNGGNQSSCTINVNADGTIAVISGSVDIGGTRPAVAMQAAEVLGLSAQDAIPSVGDTDSVGWTGVTGGSRTAFSTGIAAITAAEEVKRQMIGRAALLWEGEPADVEFNDGVFISKKNPEVKMTFKELAGRLARTGGPVSASAVSNPRQVGPAYAGHIVDVEVDPETGKVQILRYTAFQDAGLAAHPSYVEGQVQGGAAQGIGWALNEEYVWSKDGAMLNASFLDYRMPTALDLPMIDTVIVEVPNPGHPFGLRGVGEVAIVPPQAAVANAIQRATGARLYHTPMSPGAIVEAMEAQAKR; this is encoded by the coding sequence ATGACGACGACCGCCGACCGCGAGACTGCAACCGGGACCGGGAACGGCCGCGCCTACCGGGTGCTGGGCACGCGCCCGATCCGCCACGACGGGCTGGACAAGGTCACCGGCCGCGCCAGGTACGGCGCCGACATTCACCTGCCCGGCATGCTCCACGGCAAAGTGCTGCGCAGCCCCTACGCCCACGCCCGCATCAAGCAGATCGACGCGAGCAAGGCGCTGGCGCTGCCCGGCGTGCGCGCGGTGATCAGCGGCGTCGACTTCCCCATCCTGCACGATCGGCAGATCGACTTCGGCGAGACACTGGGCAACGTGCGCGTCGTCGCCGAGAACGCGATGGCGAAGGGCAAGGCGCTGTACAAGGGCCACGCCGTTGCCGCCGTTGCCGCCACCAGCCCCAGCATCGCGGAAGAGGCGCTGAAGCTGATCGAGGTTGAGTACGAGCCGCTGCCCGTGGTGCTCACCTGGCGCGAGGCGATGGCCGAGGGCGCGGCGCTGTTGCACGACGATCTCACCACGCGCACCACGGCCGAGCGCTTTGGCCGTGGCACCGACACCGGGGTGCAAAGCAACATCGCCAGCCACCTGATCTTTCAGGGCGGTGACCTGGAGCAGGGCTTCAAGGATGCCGACGTCGTGCTCGATCGCGAGTACAGTACCAGCACCGTGCACCAGGGCTACATCGAGCCGCACACCAGCACGGCGCGCTGGGGTGAGGACGGCCGCGTCACCGTCTGGACCAGCTCGCAGGGCCACTTCGGCATGCGCGACCAGACCGCCGCGATCCTCGGCCTGCCGAACGGGCAGGTCAAGGTGATCCCCATGGAGATCGGCGGCGGCTTCGGCGGCAAGACCGTCACCTATCTCGATCCGCTGACGGCGCTGCTTTCGAAGAAGACCGGCGCGCCGGTCAAGATCACGATGAGCCGCACAGAGGTCTTCGAGGCGAGCGGCCCCACCTCCGCCACCTTCATCCGCGTCAAGCTCGGCGCCAGGCGCGACGGCCGGCTCACCGCGGCGCAGCTCTACCTGGTCTATGAGGCGGGCGCCTTCCCCGGCTCGCCGATGGGCGCCGGCGCGGGCTACGGCCTGGCGCCGTACCGCATCGAGAACTTCCTTGTCGATGGCTACGACGTGGTGGTCAATAAGCCGAAGGTCGCGGCATACCGGGCGCCGGGCGTGCCGCAGGCCGCCTTCGCGATCGAGAGCGCCATGGACGAGCTGGCGCAGCAGCTCGCTCTCGACCCGCTGGCGCTGCGCCGCCTGAACGCCAACGGCGAGGGCGACCGCCTGCCCAGCGGCGTCAAGCTCGGCCCCGTGGGCAACGTCGAGATCATCGAGCGTATGCAGAAGCACCCGCATTACAACGCGCCGCTCGAGGGGCCGAACAAGGGCCGCGGCATTGCGCTCGGCTTCTGGGGCAACGGCGGCAACCAATCATCGTGCACGATTAACGTCAACGCCGACGGCACGATCGCGGTGATCAGTGGCTCGGTGGATATCGGCGGCACGCGCCCGGCGGTGGCGATGCAGGCGGCCGAAGTGTTGGGCCTGAGCGCCCAGGACGCGATTCCGAGCGTGGGCGATACGGATTCCGTGGGCTGGACGGGCGTCACCGGCGGCAGCCGCACCGCCTTCTCTACCGGCATCGCCGCGATCACCGCGGCCGAAGAGGTCAAGCGGCAGATGATCGGCCGCGCCGCCCTGCTCTGGGAAGGCGAGCCAGCCGACGTGGAGTTCAACGACGGCGTCTTCATCTCCAAGAAGAACCCGGAAGTCAAGATGACGTTCAAGGAGCTGGCAGGCAGGCTGGCGCGCACCGGCGGCCCGGTCAGCGCCTCCGCCGTCTCGAACCCGCGTCAGGTCGGCCCCGCGTATGCGGGCCACATCGTGGACGTGGAGGTTGACCCCGAGACGGGCAAAGTGCAGATCCTGCGCTACACCGCCTTCCAAGACGCGGGGCTGGCGGCGCACCCGAGCTACGTGGAAGGGCAGGTGCAGGGCGGCGCGGCGCAGGGCATCGGCTGGGCGCTGAACGAGGAGTACGTCTGGTCGAAGGACGGCGCCATGCTCAACGCCAGCTTCCTCGACTACCGCATGCCCACCGCGCTCGACCTGCCGATGATCGACACCGTGATCGTGGAGGTGCCGAACCCCGGCCACCCGTTCGGCCTGCGGGGCGTGGGCGAAGTCGCGATCGTGCCGCCGCAGGCCGCCGTGGCCAACGCGATCCAGCGTGCCACCGGCGCCCGTCTCTACCACACCCCCATGTCGCCCGGCGCGATCGTGGAGGCGATGGAGGCGCAGGCGAAGCGATAG